In the genome of Amaranthus tricolor cultivar Red isolate AtriRed21 chromosome 15, ASM2621246v1, whole genome shotgun sequence, one region contains:
- the LOC130800690 gene encoding uncharacterized protein LOC130800690, which produces MTIELVRKPVNVQRNWIPRKGEFKNKFLISAYDISLKVDKRIARNELHNHYKELMAKFTAMRAMPEALRTTNPQPSLPKPPKESATVTEGIEEALSHDEARVLLEKRKEISSPDELSSRAEPATKKRKKVKAKTAEPTLEIPIVFEDENEDEVSSECIEAIYDDVPIQ; this is translated from the exons ATGACCATCGAACTGGTTCGAAAACCAGTCAATGTGCAAAGAAATTGGATTCCCCGAAAAGGGGAGTTCAAAAACAAATTCCTTATATCTGCTTATGACATTAGCTTGAAGGTTGATAAGA GGATTGCAAGAAATGAATTGCACAACCATTACAAGGAGTTGATGGCTAAGTTCACTGCAATGAGAGCTATGCCTGAGGCTTTAAGAACAACCAATCCACAACCCTCTCTCCCGAAGCCGCCAAAG GAATCCGCCACGGTGACGGAGGGTATTGAAGAGGCCCTGAGCCATGACGAGGCTCGGGTGCTGCTGGAAAAGAGGAAGGAAATTTCTTCCCCTGATGAATTGTCAAGCAGGGCTGAACCCGCTacaaagaagaggaagaaggtcAAGGCCAAAACTGCTGAACCCACACTGGAAATCCCGATAGTTTTtgaagatgaaaatgaagatgaggTATCTTCTGAGTGTATTGAAGCTATTTATGATGATGTTCCCATACAGTAA